A genomic segment from Fuerstiella sp. encodes:
- a CDS encoding RNA methyltransferase, producing the protein MYRLKNPHSILAALQQRPAAVKSIQIRSGRHGTTWKHVAKQAAEHGISVTSHNTASRQRRSSQHTQRTGGNSALVEPPSPVPLSGLLPRSEQPVKLWLALDTVQDPQNLGALFRLAGFFGVCGIVMTRDKSASVTETVCDVSAGGVEHVPYTQVSNLAQAIKTVQDAGIWVLGTCERSTTSIRNLRRDRHWMLILGNEADGLRRLTREKCDQLCSLPGDGPVSSLNVATAAAACLTSLSAPPSSNC; encoded by the coding sequence ATGTATCGGCTGAAGAATCCTCATTCGATCCTCGCTGCACTGCAACAGCGACCTGCCGCAGTCAAATCAATCCAAATTCGCAGTGGACGCCATGGAACAACATGGAAACATGTAGCTAAACAGGCAGCCGAACACGGAATTTCGGTGACGAGTCACAACACGGCATCTCGTCAGCGTCGAAGCAGTCAGCACACGCAGCGAACCGGCGGAAACTCAGCTCTCGTTGAACCACCTTCCCCGGTTCCATTGTCGGGGCTACTTCCCCGATCGGAACAACCCGTCAAACTCTGGCTGGCACTCGACACAGTCCAGGATCCACAGAATCTTGGCGCCCTTTTTCGCCTGGCCGGATTCTTCGGAGTCTGCGGAATTGTGATGACGCGTGACAAAAGCGCTTCGGTCACTGAAACGGTGTGCGATGTATCGGCCGGCGGAGTGGAACATGTTCCGTATACGCAGGTGTCCAATCTGGCGCAGGCAATCAAAACAGTGCAGGACGCAGGCATCTGGGTACTGGGAACGTGCGAACGATCAACGACCAGCATCCGAAATCTGCGTCGAGACCGTCACTGGATGCTGATTTTGGGAAATGAAGCTGATGGGCTGAGGCGACTGACCCGGGAAAAATGCGATCAGCTTTGTTCACTGCCCGGTGACGGACCCGTTTCATCTCTCAATGTGGCTACTGCTGCAGCCGCCTGTTTGACAAGTCTATCGGCCCCGCCGTCGTCGAACTGCTGA
- a CDS encoding DUF2617 family protein gives MPVQLTRPDVTDMVLRTYERPLHPELFESVRTCSFSVGGHRATVRLGMSGHMLVFRTSDKTLTEVVTTRQHSLPERLKVIHRRLIGYRTHMIDLSGVRYHCSYQLEHVPVDIYLQLHREMESDAKSATLAITIPGTTSHSPDCISQLKCDVLTEGLVIHAFHTFPENAAILRTQTLFELL, from the coding sequence ATGCCTGTTCAGCTCACGCGTCCTGACGTCACCGATATGGTACTGCGTACCTATGAACGGCCGCTTCATCCGGAACTGTTTGAGTCAGTGCGGACCTGCTCGTTTTCTGTCGGCGGGCACCGGGCTACAGTCCGTCTGGGCATGAGCGGACATATGCTTGTGTTTCGAACCAGTGACAAGACCCTGACAGAAGTGGTTACGACCAGGCAACACAGTCTGCCCGAACGTCTAAAAGTAATCCATCGTCGACTCATTGGCTACAGGACGCACATGATTGACCTGTCCGGGGTCCGATACCACTGCAGCTACCAACTGGAGCACGTTCCTGTTGACATATATCTGCAGCTGCATCGGGAAATGGAATCGGACGCAAAAAGTGCGACGTTGGCGATCACGATTCCTGGTACGACCAGTCACAGTCCCGACTGCATCAGTCAACTGAAGTGCGATGTCCTCACTGAGGGCCTGGTGATCCATGCCTTTCATACATTTCCGGAGAACGCCGCCATCCTGAGAACTCAAACCCTGTTCGAACTGCTCTAG
- a CDS encoding sigma 54-interacting transcriptional regulator encodes MSSRRRNLLDHLLVDTDSCVCIIDAKRRVRFFSPGMASWTGWPASQIEGLSCDSPDAEKTTAADLLAAAFNPTTASWQGQTQLWRGVLPTASGGVVRSEFCSIPISSASGQIERVVVLRTNRDSGSEHIFEHSPGQQLHAEVAALRADFRNRYGWNSFIGADHSMVRARQLAGLLKNSDCHFTVTGNPGTGRRHLAQCVHTGGPAGDSSFVPVCCSLLSTDAIYNALRQIQSFSAEQTGSHEYPGLLVLVDVERVPREVQQWLLKQRSVFPSVRIAATSSVPLERVVAEGWMLDEFHQLIAPIEIFLPPLHRRGRDVLLLAHAFIQNNRRQHQTVPVELSRKVAEKILEYQWPGNVRELQQVIHDACRSCTGNVIGVEDLSFAFRAGMEAQRVAPDSAKPFQSLDELLRTAERRIMETTLASCGGNKAEAARRLGLTRPSFYRRLKAIGIGQDKNPS; translated from the coding sequence GTGAGTTCACGGCGCAGGAATCTGCTGGATCACCTGCTGGTCGATACGGACAGCTGTGTGTGCATCATTGATGCGAAACGGCGAGTGAGGTTCTTCAGCCCGGGTATGGCGTCATGGACAGGCTGGCCTGCCTCACAAATTGAAGGGCTCTCATGCGACAGTCCGGATGCCGAAAAAACAACAGCCGCCGATCTGCTGGCTGCTGCATTCAATCCGACAACGGCAAGTTGGCAGGGACAGACTCAGCTGTGGCGGGGCGTACTGCCAACCGCGTCCGGTGGAGTTGTCCGTTCGGAATTCTGTTCGATTCCGATCAGCAGCGCATCCGGCCAGATCGAACGAGTGGTGGTGTTGCGAACCAACAGAGACTCCGGATCTGAACATATCTTTGAGCATTCACCCGGTCAGCAGCTCCATGCCGAAGTTGCGGCATTGCGAGCCGACTTCAGAAATCGCTACGGCTGGAACTCCTTTATCGGTGCTGACCACTCAATGGTCCGTGCGCGACAACTGGCCGGTCTGCTGAAGAATTCTGACTGCCATTTCACGGTTACCGGCAATCCCGGAACCGGAAGACGTCATCTTGCTCAGTGTGTTCACACAGGTGGCCCCGCTGGCGATTCCTCATTCGTTCCTGTCTGCTGCAGCCTGCTGTCAACTGACGCAATTTATAACGCATTGCGTCAGATTCAGAGTTTCTCTGCAGAACAAACAGGCAGCCATGAGTATCCGGGGCTGCTGGTTTTGGTAGACGTTGAACGAGTACCCAGAGAAGTTCAGCAGTGGCTGCTGAAACAAAGATCCGTCTTTCCTTCCGTTCGGATAGCTGCAACAAGCAGTGTTCCACTGGAACGCGTCGTCGCAGAAGGATGGATGCTGGATGAATTTCATCAGTTGATTGCTCCGATTGAAATCTTTTTGCCGCCACTGCACCGTCGAGGACGGGATGTCCTGCTACTGGCACATGCGTTCATTCAAAACAACCGACGACAGCATCAAACCGTCCCAGTTGAACTGTCACGAAAGGTTGCCGAAAAAATACTGGAATATCAGTGGCCGGGAAACGTCCGAGAATTACAACAGGTGATTCATGACGCCTGTCGCAGCTGTACCGGGAACGTCATTGGAGTTGAAGATCTGTCCTTCGCATTTCGAGCGGGAATGGAAGCTCAGCGTGTGGCACCTGACAGCGCAAAACCCTTTCAGTCACTCGATGAACTGCTGCGTACTGCAGAACGAAGAATCATGGAAACCACCCTGGCATCGTGCGGCGGCAACAAGGCCGAAGCCGCTCGCCGACTTGGACTGACACGCCCCAGCTTCTATCGACGTCTCAAAGCAATCGGAATCGGCCAAGATAAAAACCCGAGTTAA
- a CDS encoding MFS transporter, translating into MILQQNTHSDQKSEKDSSGVSLTTNHPAAICGLLHHVVCGYAVFLPFIRLSENQTHPTFVPMYSALMSAGLLIASGASFPLYSKFSRAAGLHTATRIGLLSTAFGILAVTIGSVPWGLVTGCLLTGFGSFGEWTPSAEMTRRALSPTRLWRGMRIHSSMFYVGGILAVLTASLNTTSLAGVNVIMALICAVLIFCVRPPRTQSFSENSVHPADAPSILCSDKSATLAEQRAIPSTSPADGSDNRAATDVCESDDCCGLRSEWTPIPVWLGCCIACAGVYTAFTVLPGLVCGVTWPIALLTVSGGLLGTFVFQAVVPTTGYAVLLVPVCIIGTLSYGTAPWIPAHWEQPLLICQGAVAAAIWCGCSGLTGESFIDSCKYNSRTIILMTGCMAATIAGLITGAIETLISKGFATSINGIICLMIILLLRKIPSLMVSQRREDEVSTRNAERMLSESYGTVGGTVE; encoded by the coding sequence TTGATACTGCAGCAGAATACTCATTCGGATCAGAAGTCTGAAAAAGACAGTTCCGGTGTCTCGCTCACCACGAATCATCCCGCAGCGATCTGCGGTCTGCTGCATCACGTGGTTTGTGGATACGCAGTTTTCCTGCCATTCATCCGACTGAGCGAGAACCAAACTCACCCGACTTTTGTGCCAATGTACTCGGCGTTGATGAGCGCAGGTCTGCTGATTGCCTCCGGTGCCAGCTTTCCATTGTACTCAAAATTCAGTCGTGCTGCGGGACTTCATACAGCCACACGAATCGGCCTGCTGAGCACGGCCTTCGGAATCCTCGCCGTCACCATCGGCTCCGTTCCGTGGGGCCTGGTCACAGGCTGTCTACTGACTGGATTCGGATCATTTGGTGAATGGACACCATCGGCAGAAATGACCCGAAGAGCACTTTCCCCAACACGCTTGTGGCGAGGAATGAGAATCCACAGTTCTATGTTTTATGTGGGTGGAATTTTGGCAGTGCTGACGGCATCACTGAACACGACATCTCTGGCCGGTGTGAACGTGATCATGGCATTAATATGCGCCGTACTCATTTTCTGCGTCCGTCCGCCCCGAACACAGTCCTTTTCTGAAAACTCGGTCCATCCAGCTGACGCCCCTTCGATACTCTGTTCTGACAAATCCGCAACACTGGCTGAGCAGCGCGCGATTCCGTCGACCAGTCCCGCAGACGGAAGTGACAACAGGGCGGCAACCGATGTCTGTGAATCAGACGACTGCTGCGGCCTTCGCTCCGAATGGACGCCGATACCCGTGTGGCTTGGATGCTGCATCGCCTGTGCAGGGGTTTATACTGCCTTCACTGTTCTGCCGGGACTGGTCTGTGGAGTAACCTGGCCGATCGCGCTCCTCACTGTGTCAGGCGGATTACTGGGAACATTCGTCTTTCAGGCGGTAGTTCCAACAACGGGTTATGCTGTACTCCTCGTTCCTGTGTGTATAATCGGAACACTGAGTTACGGAACGGCGCCGTGGATTCCGGCCCACTGGGAACAACCACTGCTGATCTGCCAGGGAGCGGTAGCCGCAGCAATTTGGTGCGGCTGCAGTGGTTTAACCGGTGAATCCTTCATTGACTCATGTAAGTATAACAGTCGAACCATCATTCTGATGACAGGCTGTATGGCTGCAACCATTGCCGGACTTATCACCGGAGCTATTGAAACGCTGATTTCTAAAGGTTTTGCCACGTCAATCAACGGGATCATCTGTTTAATGATCATCCTGTTGCTGAGAAAGATTCCCAGCCTGATGGTATCACAGCGCCGTGAGGATGAAGTAAGTACCCGGAATGCAGAACGGATGCTTTCAGAATCATATGGCACCGTCGGAGGAACAGTTGAGTGA
- a CDS encoding Gfo/Idh/MocA family oxidoreductase, with protein MSQTSPNSRRCFLKSSALTSATLSTPLFVHAEVHGRVGGTPASEQIRVGVIGTGNRARQLMRQLPAPGKLVAISDCYMRQMLDAEKTVQTEFPKYTDYREMLDREQLDAVIIGTPDHGRSLACIRACQAGLDVYAEKPLTAYIQEGREVVKAVRRHNRVFQVGTQQRTMELNRFCCKLVRKGGLGDIKLVQALNYTGPIKYPGVGKIPEEPVPHGNNWDMWCGPTELRPFSRHLQFRWMQWWDYSGGEMTNWGAHGVDQIQSALGKSLTGPRELWPETPGTNGRVSMKYADGILVRFELKRGPKGGAVFVGTRAKMEINRNRFATNPADFVTGAPDPDEQKKWDTSDWMAGPHLANWLTCIKTREKPNADVEIGHRSISVCHLVNITRELGRKLIWDADTEQFENDDEANTFLSRPRRAGYELPVG; from the coding sequence ATGTCTCAAACATCTCCCAATTCCCGACGTTGTTTCCTGAAGTCTTCGGCTTTGACAAGCGCGACACTGTCAACTCCGTTGTTTGTCCATGCGGAAGTTCATGGACGAGTCGGCGGCACCCCTGCCAGTGAGCAAATTCGCGTTGGTGTCATTGGTACAGGAAACAGAGCTCGCCAGCTGATGCGACAGCTTCCCGCACCCGGAAAACTTGTGGCAATTTCGGACTGCTACATGCGGCAGATGCTCGACGCTGAAAAAACAGTCCAGACAGAATTCCCAAAATACACCGACTATCGGGAGATGCTGGACAGGGAACAGCTCGACGCGGTCATCATCGGCACACCGGACCATGGTCGTTCACTCGCCTGTATACGAGCCTGCCAAGCCGGGCTGGACGTCTACGCCGAAAAACCACTGACTGCCTATATTCAGGAGGGAAGGGAAGTCGTCAAGGCGGTCCGGCGTCACAATCGTGTGTTTCAGGTGGGTACACAACAGCGCACAATGGAGTTGAATCGGTTTTGCTGTAAACTGGTTCGCAAAGGCGGCCTTGGAGACATCAAACTCGTTCAGGCACTCAATTACACCGGCCCAATAAAGTATCCCGGTGTCGGCAAAATCCCCGAAGAGCCGGTACCGCACGGAAATAACTGGGACATGTGGTGCGGGCCAACTGAGCTTCGTCCGTTCAGCAGACACCTGCAGTTTCGCTGGATGCAGTGGTGGGACTATTCCGGTGGCGAAATGACAAACTGGGGAGCACATGGAGTCGATCAGATCCAGTCTGCACTGGGAAAGAGTCTCACAGGTCCACGAGAACTCTGGCCGGAAACACCGGGAACTAATGGCAGAGTTTCCATGAAGTACGCAGACGGTATTCTCGTACGTTTTGAGCTTAAACGTGGCCCAAAAGGAGGAGCCGTCTTCGTGGGAACCCGGGCAAAAATGGAAATCAACCGTAATCGGTTCGCCACGAATCCCGCCGACTTCGTCACGGGTGCTCCGGATCCGGACGAACAGAAAAAATGGGACACCTCAGACTGGATGGCCGGGCCACATCTGGCAAACTGGCTAACCTGCATCAAGACACGTGAAAAGCCAAATGCAGATGTAGAGATTGGACACCGCTCGATCAGTGTCTGCCATCTCGTAAATATCACACGGGAACTTGGACGGAAACTGATCTGGGATGCAGATACGGAACAGTTCGAAAATGACGATGAGGCAAATACGTTTCTCAGTCGACCACGCCGCGCAGGATACGAACTCCCCGTCGGCTAA
- a CDS encoding 16S rRNA (uracil(1498)-N(3))-methyltransferase, protein MPARFYCMNIGGQTAELDESESHHVRRVLRLSVGDQVELFDGTGASASASVADISCNRVSLTLQDLRRPVTLNRSRLVVAAAPPRGDRLKSMVEKLTELGVDEFVPLRTVRSVVDPRQSKLDKLRTTVIGAMKQSGRNRLMKIHEVTEFSMALRIAGAQRQAISIAHPGDISGNTTLTERCDTLLLIGPEGGFTPEEILQASDYGAKRISWPEGILRIETATVVFAGLLISQMYPAE, encoded by the coding sequence ATGCCCGCCAGATTCTACTGCATGAACATCGGCGGACAGACGGCAGAACTCGACGAATCGGAATCTCATCACGTCCGGCGTGTCCTGCGACTGTCTGTTGGCGATCAGGTCGAACTGTTTGACGGTACCGGCGCATCGGCCTCTGCATCCGTTGCCGACATATCGTGTAACAGGGTAAGCCTGACTTTACAGGATTTGCGTCGACCGGTAACACTAAACCGCTCACGCCTCGTCGTCGCTGCTGCACCACCGAGAGGCGATCGACTGAAGTCGATGGTCGAAAAACTGACAGAACTGGGAGTTGACGAATTTGTACCGCTTCGCACAGTGAGATCGGTCGTTGATCCTCGACAGTCAAAGCTGGACAAATTGCGAACGACTGTTATCGGAGCAATGAAACAGTCCGGTCGGAATCGTCTGATGAAAATTCACGAGGTCACTGAATTTTCGATGGCCCTGAGAATCGCCGGGGCACAGAGGCAGGCAATTTCAATAGCGCATCCTGGAGACATCTCCGGGAATACAACCTTGACGGAACGATGTGACACACTGTTACTGATAGGTCCGGAAGGCGGATTCACCCCGGAAGAAATCCTGCAGGCGTCTGACTACGGAGCAAAGCGAATCTCGTGGCCTGAGGGAATCCTGCGGATTGAAACAGCAACTGTTGTCTTTGCCGGACTGCTGATCAGTCAGATGTATCCGGCGGAATGA
- a CDS encoding efflux RND transporter periplasmic adaptor subunit: MKEADNKYRTLLRRTVISQIAILVILLTSRIGYVTLSAQKPGVQSKEVVVSPLNIDTFTVIPVKFREIITAYGTAAADLEAVVAAQVSGQIVDVHPKLEVGQHVTAKHTLISADEPTQFVEGHVLVHIDDRDYVNRARQLRNRISETTRELEQLRQQQVNSRRLLEKSQTDVFTFQQEYDRFRRAVDLNAGAESEMNRALVDLNRQKDTIIQLSNQVSLFPLQIAAAKERLSSAQAEFQQAEDNLERTRVLPPFDGVLSEVMTERGQYIRAGEPLFRLTSPDNIDIPVAIGLEDWRQIAASVNAGKQPTVHVATSESAAAEWTGTIGRVAPEADPGTRTILVFVNVVNDDRNNALLPGTFVQARITGDEHEGIIIPRTAILNDHVFVVGSDHKVRRQKITQGRRLKSLVVVSTGLNGSEQIATTNLTLLENGQNIEVQTTTDLTGELQTLQNSVVELLSTMPQERSLEASHDAPVSDAILE; the protein is encoded by the coding sequence ATGAAGGAGGCTGACAATAAATATCGGACACTGCTGCGACGTACGGTAATCTCTCAGATTGCGATTCTGGTGATTCTGCTGACGTCCCGAATCGGTTATGTGACCCTGAGCGCACAGAAGCCAGGTGTCCAGTCTAAAGAAGTGGTGGTGTCTCCACTCAATATTGATACGTTTACGGTCATCCCGGTGAAATTTCGCGAAATTATCACCGCGTATGGAACAGCTGCTGCCGACCTTGAGGCGGTGGTAGCTGCTCAGGTCAGCGGTCAGATCGTTGACGTCCATCCAAAACTGGAAGTCGGTCAGCACGTCACCGCAAAACACACACTGATCTCCGCAGACGAACCAACTCAATTCGTTGAGGGTCACGTGTTGGTTCACATAGACGATCGCGACTACGTGAATCGAGCTCGACAGTTGAGAAACCGGATCAGTGAAACCACACGCGAGCTCGAACAGCTGCGACAACAGCAGGTTAACAGCAGACGTCTGCTGGAGAAGTCACAGACTGATGTGTTCACATTCCAACAGGAGTACGATCGGTTTCGCCGGGCAGTTGACCTGAATGCCGGGGCTGAATCTGAAATGAACAGAGCACTGGTGGATCTCAACCGTCAGAAAGACACCATCATCCAGCTGTCCAATCAGGTGAGTCTGTTCCCACTTCAAATTGCAGCTGCTAAAGAACGTCTGTCCTCGGCTCAGGCGGAGTTTCAACAGGCCGAAGACAATTTGGAACGAACGCGCGTTCTTCCTCCCTTTGATGGTGTGCTAAGCGAAGTGATGACTGAACGCGGACAGTACATCCGCGCGGGCGAACCCCTGTTTCGGCTCACCAGTCCGGACAACATTGACATCCCGGTGGCCATTGGCCTGGAGGACTGGAGACAGATTGCTGCCTCTGTGAATGCGGGTAAGCAGCCGACCGTGCATGTCGCCACAAGTGAATCTGCTGCCGCGGAATGGACGGGCACGATTGGTCGTGTGGCCCCGGAAGCCGATCCGGGAACAAGGACAATCCTCGTTTTTGTCAACGTCGTCAACGACGACCGGAATAACGCTCTGTTGCCGGGTACATTTGTTCAGGCACGTATCACCGGCGATGAACACGAGGGTATTATTATTCCCAGAACCGCGATCCTTAATGACCACGTTTTCGTTGTCGGTTCGGACCACAAGGTTCGGCGACAGAAAATCACACAGGGACGGCGTTTGAAGTCTCTGGTTGTGGTCTCTACAGGTCTGAATGGCTCAGAACAGATTGCAACCACAAATCTGACTCTCCTGGAAAACGGACAGAATATCGAGGTCCAGACAACCACGGACCTGACCGGAGAACTCCAGACGCTGCAGAATTCTGTAGTCGAACTACTATCGACGATGCCTCAGGAGAGGTCTCTTGAGGCATCGCACGACGCACCGGTTAGTGATGCGATTCTCGAATAA